The following proteins are encoded in a genomic region of Gossypium hirsutum isolate 1008001.06 chromosome D05, Gossypium_hirsutum_v2.1, whole genome shotgun sequence:
- the LOC107904192 gene encoding protein ZINC INDUCED FACILITATOR-LIKE 1: MAAEYREPLLKKKHYKNCPGCKVDEMKELEQGLPIRPLLSIWIIVLCTALPISSLFPFLYFMIRDFHIAEREEDIGSYAGYVGSAFMLGRALTSVSWGIFADRYGRKPVIIMGTTSVVIFNTLFGLSVNFWMAVITRFLLGSLNGLLGPIKAYAVEIFRDEYQALGLSTVSTAWGIGLIIGPALGGFLAQPAEKYPNLFSRDSLFGRFPYFLPCLAISIFALAVTIATCWLPETLHKHNDNDQSSDDSYDALEAASNESNTKDITEKDEGRESTSKQSLLKNWPLMSSIIVYCVFSLHDMAYTEIFSLWAVSPRKYGGLSYSTEQVGEVLAVSGFSLLVFQMSLYPFVERLLGPVMVSRIGSILAIPLLQSYPWIAMLSGFTLTLVINCASVLKNVLSVSVITGLFILQNRAVDQHQRGAANGIAMTGMSLFKAVGPAGGGALFSWSEKRLDASFLPGTQMVFFVLNIVEAVGFLLTFEPFLAQRRQ; this comes from the exons ATGGCTGCAGAGTATAGAGAGCCCCTGTTAAAGAAGAAGCACTATAAGAACTGCCCTGGATGTAAGGTTGATGAAATGAAGGAATTGGAGCAAGGCCTCCCAATTCGGCCACTGCTTTCCATATGGATTATTGTTTTATGCACTG CTCTGCCGATATCATCTCTCTTTCCTTTCCTATACTTCATG ATAAGGGACTTTCATATTGCTGAAAGAGAGGAAGATATTGGCTCCTATGCTGGTTATGTGG GATCTGCATTTATGCTTGGAAGAGCTTTAACATCCGTATCATGGGGAATATTTGCCGATCGTTATGGTCGAAAGCCTGTAATAATTATGGGAACTACTTCAGT GGTTATTTTCAACACCCTTTTTGGCCTTAGTGTAAATTTTTGGATGGCTGTAATTACAAGATTTCTTCTTGGAAGTTTGAATGGCTTACTTGGACCAATAAAG GCATATGCAGTCGAAATTTTTCGAGACGAATACCAAGCATTAGGCCTATCAACC GTTAGCACAGCTTGGGGCATAGGATTGATCATTGGCCCTGCTCTGGGAGGTTTTCTAGCTCAG CCAGCTGAGAAGTATCCAAATCTCTTTTCCAGAGATTCATTGTTTGGAAG ATTTCCATATTTCTTACCATGCTTGGCCATATCAATTTTTGCCTTGGCAGTAACCATTGCTACCTGCTGGCTTCCG GAAACACTTCATAAACACAATGACAATGATCAATCATCTGATGATTCATACGATGCTTTGGAAGCTGCATCTAATGAATCTAACACAAAAGATATAACAGAAAAGGATGAAGGAAGAGAATCGACTTCTAAGCAAAGCCTCCTAAAGAATTGGCCTTTAATGTCATCTATCATCGTCTATTGTGTTTTCTCCCTTCATGATATGGCCTACACAGAG ATATTTTCTCTATGGGCTGTTAGCCCTAGGAAGTATGGAGGCTTGAGTTATTCGACGGAGCAAGTCGGGGAAGTTCTTGCAGTCTCAG GTTTCAGCCTTCTTGTCTTTCAAATGTCCCTATATCCATTTGTAGAGAGGCTTCTTGGACCTGTAATGGTGTCTCGGATTGGAAGT ATCTTAGCCATACCTCTCTTGCAAAGTTATCCTTGGATAGCCATGTTATCTGGCTTCACTCTTACCTTGGTGATAAACTGTGCATCAGTCCTCAAGAATGTTCTATCA GTATCGGTCATAACCGGATTATTCATTCTGCAAAATCGAGCTGTG GACCAGCACCAAAGAGGAGCTGCTAATGGCATTGCCATGACTGGAATGTCTCTTTTCAAAGCAGTTGGCCCTGCAGGAGGTGGTGCATT GTTTTCTTGGTCGGAAAAGCGTCTAGACGCTTCATTTCTGCCAG GTACTCAGATGGTATTTTTCGTCTTGAATATAGTTGAGGCAGTTGGATTTTTGTTGACATTCGAACCATTTCTAGCTCAACGTAGGCAATAA